In Leishmania braziliensis MHOM/BR/75/M2904 complete genome, chromosome 27, the DNA window CGCAACGCTCAATATTCGCCGCCTTCAACTCTGCCGCATTCACAGAAACATATCCACGAACTCCTTCTACATCAGTATCACTAGAGACCCGTCCAACTACCGGAGactcggcctgaatgcgcgcagcctcctccgcctcggcctgaatacgggcagtctcctccgcctcggcctgaatgcgcgcagcctcctccgcctcggcctgaatgcgcgcagcctcctccgcctcggcctgaatacgggcagcctcctccgcctcggcctgaatacgcgcagcctcctccgcctcggcctgaatacgggcagcctcctccgcctcggcctgaatacgcgcagcctcctccgcctcggcctgaatgcgcgcagcctcctccgcctcggcctgaatacgggcagcctcctccgcctcggcctgaatgcgcgcagcctcctccgcctcggcctgaatacgggcagcctcctccgcctcggcctgaatacgcgcagcctcctctgcctcggcctgaatacgggcagcctcctccgcctcggcctgaatgcgcgcagcctcctccgcctcggcctgaatgcgcgcagcctcctccgcctcggcctgaatacgggcagcctcctccgcctcggcctgaatacgcgcagcctcctccgcctcggcctgaatacgggcagcctcctccgcctcggcctgaatgcgcgcagcctcctccgcctcggcctgaatacgcgcagcctcctccgcctcggcctgaatacgggcagcctcctccgcctcggcctgaatgcgcgcagcctcctccgcctcggcctgaatacgggcagcctcctccgcctcggcctgaatacgcgcagcctcctccgcctcggcctgaatgcgcgcagcctcctccgcctcggcctgaatacgggcagcctcctccgcctcggcctgaatgcgcgcagcctcctccgcctcggcctgaatacgcgcagcctcctccgcctcggcctgaatacgcgcagcctcctccgcctcggcctgaatgcgcgcagcctcctccgcctcggcctgaatacgggcagcctcctccgcctcggcctgaatgcgcgcagcctcctccgcctcggcctgaatacgggcagcctcctccgcctcggcctgaatgcgcgcagcctcctccgcctcggcctgaatacgggcagcctcctccgcctcggcctgaatacgcgcagcctcctctgcctcggcctgaatgcgcgcagcttcctccgcctcggcctgaatacgcgcagcctcctccgcctcggcctgaatgcgcgcagcctcctccgcctcggcctgaatacgcgcagcctcctccgcctcggcctgaatgcgcgcagcctcctccgcctcggcctgaatacgggcagcctcctccgcctcggcctgaatgcgcgcagcctcctccgcctcggcctgaatacgcgcagcctcctccgcctcggcctgaatacgcgcagcctcctccgcctcggcctgaatgcgcgcagcctcctccgcctcggcctgaatgcgcgcagcctcctccgcctcggcctgaatacgcgcagcctcctccgcctcggcctgaatgcgcgcagcctcctccgcctcggcctgaatacgggcagcctcctccgcctcggcctgaatgcgcgcagcctcctccgcctcggcctgaatacgggcagcctcctccgcctcggcctgaatgcgcgcagcttcctccgcctcggcctgaatgcgcgcagcctcctccgcctcggcctgaatacgggcagcctcctccgcctcggcctgaatacgcgcagcctcctccgcctcggcctgaatacgggcagcctcctctgcctcggcctgaatgcgcgcagcttcctccgcctcggcctgaatacgcgcagcctcctccgcctcggcctgaatgcgcgcagcctcctccgcctcggcctgaatgcgcgcagcctcctccgcctcggcctgaatgcgcgcagcctcctccgcctcggcctgaatacgggcagcctcctccgcctcggcctgaatgcgcgcagcctcctccgcctcggcctgaatgcgcgcagcctcctccgcctcggcctgaatgcgcgcagcctcctccgcctcggcctgaatacgggcagcctcctccgcctcggcctgaatgcgcgcagcctcctccgcctcggcctgaatacgggcagcctcctccgcctcggcctgaatacgggcagcctcctccgcctcggcctgaatacgcgcagcctcctccgcctcggcctgaatgcgcgcagcctcctccgcctcggcctgaatacgcgcagcctcctccgcctcggcctgaatacgggcagcctcctccgcctcggcctgaatacgcgcagcctcctccgcctcggcctgaatacgggcagcctcctccgcctcggcctgaatacgcgcagcctcctccgcctcggcctgaatacgggcagcctcctccgcctcggcctgaatacgggcagcctcctcggcctcctctaTCTTGTAGAGAGGTTTATTAATGTTTTCATGGTGCTGCATTTTGACGGAttagtgtgtgtgttatTCACGGGGAGTTAGAAGGACGGCTGTGTGGTGGTCTTGTGTGGCGGAAGTGTCATGGCGGTTTCTTGTCTTCGTGGAGATGCCTCTGTTGTGTTGCGGTGCATAGGAGGGGGCACAGAAGAGGACGCCTTTGCTGGGCTGTTGGTGCCTTCAATGCGGGTCTGcagatgaggaggaagatTCTGTGGAATGTTTACATACTTAGTGCCAGTGCGAGAGGTTAGGTGATTAGTGTGCGCGGCTGTCAGTGGATGTCAATGGTAGGAGGACCGATAGCGGGTTTGATGAGAGGTAAACTGGAGTGACAGACGGACAGGGGCAGCGAGTGGATTAGTGGTGTTGTTACTAATGATAGCTGAGAGGATAATatgagagagaggtgatgcagggaaagagagaaaaaaattAGAACAGGTCAAAGGAAAAAGCCTGTGTGTAAATCTACCGTTGATAGAACACtcaacgaagagagagatgcgaaAATGATTAGAATCACAGGAGAACGTTTGAGTGTGAGAAAATAATGGCGACAGCGCAGAAGGAGAAATGTGCGGAGTTTGTCCCCAACTGGTTCACTCCACAACGAGCAGGTCAGCGAATGCTTACGCACGCAACGCCACAGCTCACNNNNNNNNNNNNNNNNNNNNNNNNNNNNNNNNNNNNNNNNNNNNNNNNNNNNNNNNNNNNNNNNNNNNNNNNNNNNNNNNNNNNNNNNNNNNNNNNNNNNAACGAGGCGCCCGACCATCCAACAGGTTTCTCCACAAAATGAGCCGCAAAACTGGCCCGCCGATGCTTCGCCACCCTCCTCTGTACCGCCCTAGAATAACCCCCGCAACGCTCAATATTCGCCGCCTTCAACTCTGCCGCATTCACAGAAACATATCCACGAACTCCTTCTACATCAGTATCACTAGAGACCCGTCCAACTACCGGAGactcggcctgaatgcgcgcagcctcctccgcctcggcctgaatacgggcagtctcctccgcctcggcctgaatacgcgcagcctcctccgcctcggcctgaatgcgcgcagcctcctccgcctcggcctgaatacgggcagcctcctccgcctcggcctgaatgcgcgcagcctcctccgcctcggcctgaatacgggcagcctcctccgcctcggcctgaatacgcgcagcctcctccgcctcggcctgaatgcgcgcagccttctccgcctcggcctgaatacgggcagcctcctccgcctcggcctgaatacgggcagcctcctccgcctcggcctgaatacgggcagcctcctccgcctcggcctgaatacgggcagcctcctccgcctcggcctgaatgcgcgcagcctcctccgcctcggcctgaatacgggcagcctcctccgcctcggcctgaatgcgcgcagcctcctccgcctcggcctgaatacgcgcagcctcctccgcctcggcctgaatacgggcagcctcctccgcctcggcctgaatgcgcgcagcctcctccgcctcggcctgaatacgggcagcctcctccgcctcggcctgaatacgggcagcctcctccgcctcggcctgaatgcgcgcagcctcctccgcctcggcctgaatacgcgcagcctcctccgcctcggcctgaatacgggcagcctcctccgcctcggcctgaatacgcgcagcctcctccgcctcggcctgaatgcgcgcagcctcctccgcctcggcctgaatacgggcagcctcctccgcctcggcctgaatgcgcgcagcctcctccgcctcggcctgaatacgcgcagcctcctccgcctcggcctgaatacgcgcagcctcctccgcctcggcctgaatacgggcagcctcctccgcctcggcctgaatacgggcagc includes these proteins:
- a CDS encoding kinetoplast-associated protein-like protein is translated as MQHHENINKPLYKIEEAEEAARIQAEAEEAARIQAEAEEAARIQAEAEEAARIQAEAEEAARIQAEAEEAARIQAEAEEAARIQAEAEEAARIQAEAEEAARIQAEAEEAARIQAEAEEAARIQAEAEEAARIQAEAEEAARIQAEAEEAARIQAEAEEAARIQAEAEEAARIQAEAEEAARIQAEAEEAARIQAEAEEAARIQAEAEEAARIQAEAEEAARIQAEAEEAARIQAEAEEAARIQAEAEEAARIQAEAEEAARIQAEAEEAARIQAEAEEAARIQAEAEEAARIQAEAEEAARIQAEAEEAARIQAEAEEAARIQAEAEEAARIQAEAEEAARIQAEAEEAARIQAEAEEAARIQAEAEEAARIQAEAEEAARIQAEAEEAARIQAEAEEAARIQAEAEEAARIQAEAEEAARIQAEAEEAARIQAEAEEAARIQAEAEEAARIQAEAEEAARIQAEAEEAARIQAEAEEAARIQAEAEEAARIQAEAEEAARIQAEAEEAARIQAEAEEAARIQAEAEEAARIQAEAEEAARIQAEAEEAARIQAEAEEAARIQAEAEEAARIQAEAEEAARIQAEAEEAARIQAEAEEAARIQAEAEEAARIQAEAEEAARIQAEAEEAARIQAEAEEAARIQAEAEEAARIQAEAEEAARIQAEAEEAARIQAEAEEAARIQAEAEEAARIQAEAEEAARIQAEAEEAARIQAEAEEAARIQAEAEEAARIQAEAEEAARIQAEAEEAARIQAEAEEAARIQAEAEEAARIQAEAEEAARIQAEAEEAARIQAEAEETARIQAEAEEAARIQAESPVVGRVSSDTDVEGVRGYVSVNAAELKAANIERCGGYSRAVQRRVAKHRRASFAAHFVEKPLFDRAPRSVAPVAQVVTESNQKGQFVAGFFFAILAVFAVCGVMLR
- a CDS encoding kinetoplast-associated protein-like protein translates to MQHHENINKPLYKIEEAEEAARIQAEAEEAARIQAEAEEAARIQAEAEEAARIQAEAEEAARIQAEAEEAARIQAEAEEAARIQAEAEEAARIQAEAEEAARIQAEAEEAARIQAEAEEAARIQAEAEEAARIQAEAEEAARIQAEAEEAARIQAEAEEAARIQAEAEEAARIQAEAEEAARIQAEAEEAARIQAEAEEAARIQAEAEEAARIQAEAEEAARIQAEAEEAARIQAEAEEAARIQAEAEEAARIQAEAEEAARIQAEAEEAARIQAEAEEAARIQAEAEEAARIQAEAEEAARIQAEAEEAARIQAEAEEAARIQAEAEKAARIQAEAEEAARIQAEAEEAARIQAEAEEAARIQAEAEEAARIQAEAEEAARIQAEAEEAARIQAEAEETARIQAEAEEAARIQAESPVVGRVSSDTDVEGVRGYVSVNAAELKAANIERCGGYSRAVQRRVAKHRRASFAAHFVEKPVGWSGAS